ATATAAAAAGAGAACATAATGAAGCAGGACACATTAGCAAATGCAGCTATTAATTAGTCAGTTGGAAACAAGTTTGAACAGAGAATTTTCCtgtatttatttaatgaaatttataaGATTTTCTTTGATGCCCCCCAACAGAAAgttgatgaaaaataaatgtGACGGTGGAAAGGAAAACAACtacatttatcttttattaggAAAAATCAAGACACATTTCTAAGTTCATAGCATTGTGAAGATCACTCAATTTACTATTACCTTGGTACTGTGTTTGTATATCTGTCGGCACCCTTTGTTATAGTAAACTCCTTTACTAATGAAAGTAAATACAAAAAATAGAAGGGGCAACATAAATTTTTACAACTAAATTTTGTCTTCATAGGATAATGGGGGAACATTTCTGAATTCATTGCATCATGCAGAAACACTAAATATACAGCTTTCTTGGTGATCTGTTTGTATAGCTGTCGGTACTACAATTAGGATTCCTATGCCTGTGATTATTTCTTCTCTTTGATgtgacaaatattttaaatgattttaccAACAAGTACAGATACAGAAATACTGAAAAGTGGAATAGCAGCTATCATCATCAAGTAGCCAAGATGTGAAGTCCAAAGCTTCTAATAACAGACAAAAAAGGCAGGATTATTATGATCTTGAAAAGCCAGGAAATAATAATGTCAGCAAATTTAAAATACACAGTTGTAATTTTCATTTACAACGTAGAGAAATTACAAGTTTACAACAACAATAAGGACCAAGATATCCATTGGACTCTTGTGCATTTCTCATCTCCAGAGAATACTTGCAGCCTTCATGTCTACCAATTGATTGGTATTTTAAGAATGAATGGCCCATGACCCAAAAaggagttaaaaaaataaaggctcagttttttgttttctatttttaatgaataataatttataaagagaaaataaagaagcaaAGGCCACGTAGAGCAGTAACATCAATTTCCTTAAAACCTATTCCCTAACCTAAATGTatgaaaaactcataaaaaatcTCTTAGAAACAGATTTCATTGTTGTTCCATAAACTAAAAGAATACCAAGAACTAAAAGTTGTACCTTAAATCTAGGAAAATAAAAGTGAattccttaacattattttaatataaaaaagctaaaacatttatttaaaacaatatttaaatggtttctttttcttttatttcccctaatatttaatttaaaaaatatttaaatgatatatagaaaaaaaaaatagaagtattgtagagtttatttgaataagaAAGCAAAGAGTGGTTTGGTTTCCCACGTAAGAAAAATTTAAGAGTGCTGAAAGACATGGTTCCTACATCTCTCCAACTTACCCTTTCATCTTCCACcttttttttcaacttaattAGCAGGAAGGGATATGAGAAATGAAGAAAGCCTAGAACGAATGTTAACATAACCTGGGAGAAAGCATGGTTTGACAGcaaatttttatcatatttacatatataCGGATGATACTCATAACAATTGATTGTTGATGTCATTGACAAAGCTGTTAAACACCATCCCCTGTTATGGTTGCAGCACCAATCAAAAGACATTTAAGCTTTGTTTCTTAAACCATTCTCCTTCTCCCTttcgttttctatttttaaaacaaaaactacagcaaaaaaccaaaaacacaaaacacttaaaattatattcacctttacgtcacatcaaaacactttttcaaacaaaaaacaccatTCGAAACACATTATCAAACGGAAtcataatattttctaattAGACAAGATTACAAGCACAAAATAACATCATCAATGCATGAGCAGTTTACTTAATCTTTTGCCAAGATTAACTTTGTCctctaacaaaaagaaaaaccagacCTAGATAAAAAGACTATAATTTTGTCTCATTGCCTCAGAAATTGCACGACTAAACCCATAAAAATATACACATCAACAACCGGcaaaaatgaagatttttctccaaattttaagTTCCATAACATAACAAACCCAGATAATTGTATACTTAAACAATGTCACTGTACGCCTAACCCAACAATCTATGTACTTCCATCAATaacaaataaattgtaataGCATTTGCACTGACATATTGCGAATACATATCAGACTGatccaaaaaaaagaatcaatatCCAACCAATTGTGACATGGAAACTTGGAACAACAATCCTATGCAAAGGACTGACGCTGTATGGATTTTATATAGCTTAAGATAATGCAGCCTCTCTTTCATAGTCATCCATATGATGGCATGTTACATTAGAATAGACGAAATTTCTAGGATGCGTTTTTACCTATTtctcaaagaacaaaaaacaatatAACATCAAAAGAAAACATAGTAGGAAGAAGGACATATGCTAACATCATAAGAACGATTGTTTcatataaccaaaaaaaaaaaaaaacagttaaacTGATTTTCCAAGATAGTAATATCTGCAGCTGGAAGAGAAACATTATTATCTTAGTAGTCGAAAAAGTACCAAAACGACATTAGTTTTCTCGTCAACTGGAAATTGATTAGTTGATCCCAGAACCAACAGCAACTTGTcctaataaaaaccaaaaacttaACTGCTCAGCGTCCTCTGGCAACATAAGCAACAGATGCTGCAGCAACAAGTGTAGTTGCAGAAGAAACCACGGTCCAGAAACTCTTCCTCCTATGTGCCTCAGCCACAGAGTTCTGGAGAAAATCAAGCTGTTTCTTCATATCCTCCACCATCTTCTCCTTGTTTCTGAAAGCGTTCTTAATGGTGTCCAACTCCACCGCATACGGTTGGATTTCTTCCTCTAGCTTCTGCTCATTGATAAccacttcttccttactatcCCTATCATCCGTAGAATGACACACCAATGCTGCCGTGTTCTTCATCATGCCCAATGCCCGTTTCGAATTGATGCCTGCTGATTCCATTTTagccctcaaatcatcaattcCTCGTTGGGCTTCAACAAGTTTCTTCTGCAccaactctttttctttcatcaaaACTTCCACACGGCTTTCTATCGCCTTATTTCTCTCAATCAGATTCTGACGCTCACTCTTTATCTGCCCCAACTCTTCCACAGTTTCTTCAatcctcttctccttctctgAAACCACTACCTCCAtgcttttcactttctttttctcctcatCAAAACCCTTTTGCACCTTATCTTTCTCAAGCGTAACTCGATCAAAAGCATCCCTAAAGCGACCAACTTCAAACACTAATTGtttgttcttctcttcttcatctCTACAAGACTCCCGCAATGTAGATATAGCATTCCTTAGTCTATCAACCTCTGTATTCTGCTCAACAATTTCACTCTCTAGGGTAAGCTTCACTTCCCCAATCTCATTTTTCTCTCGAATCAATTCCTCGATCCTTTGCAGCCTACCCTCTGATTCCTTGCTAGTCATATCCAAAATCCTCTGAACCGAATCCCTTTGATCTTTCAACTTCTCAATATTCTGTTCCTTCTCCCTCTTCTCTTCCACCAACATATTAATCTCCATTACCATCTCTTTTTCCTTATCCATAGCTTCGCCAATCATTTTCTCCAACTCCAAAACTTTTGCGCGCAAAACTTCCTCCTCCTGCCGCAAAGTCATTACAATCCCATTCAATTCCCTCACTTCTTTCTCCAGTTCACCAATCTGGACTTCTTGCGTAGTTCTCTCCCTCTCAACCTCACTCTTCGCCCTCATAACCCCCTCAATCTCACTTCTCAAACTGTTAATCACCCCCACCGACTGCTCCAAATTCCCCTGGACCGATTCTTTCTCCCTCTTCAAGGCCCCAACGGCCTTTTCTCTCTCCGATTTTTCATTCAATAACCCTTCACATTCCACTTTCAGTTTTTCGATCTCTTCCACATTTTTCTTGTCTCTTTTCTCCATCTCAACCACATTTTCTCTCAACCCATTTGACTCCTGAACCAGACCATCAATCTCATTCTTAAGCAAATCCCTCTCTCGGCACACACGGCTCAGCCTACCTCTCTCATCCTCAAGATTAGCCACTTGCTCATTGGCCTCTTTCTTTAAGAACCCAATCTCAGCCTCTCTTTCACACTTCACTTTCTCAATCTCACCCTTCTCTCTCACCAACCCATCAAACCCAGCACCTATTTCAACCATCTGGGTCTCCCAAAAAGCACAAACCACACTCTTCTCCAACTCCAAGCCAAAACTCTCCTCACTCACCCAAGTCAACTCAGCCTCCAGCGCCTTCTTCTCCTTCCCAGAGCGAGTCAACTTTGCCTCCAAGGCCTGCTTGGCCTGCTCCAAGGACTCAATCTGTTGTCTACGCTCAAAGGTTTCTTTGAGAAGCAGAGAGTTGAGGGACTTGAGGTTCTGGAGCTTCTTGGAAGGCTCATCATCCATGGGTTTGGCTTGGTGGGTTTGGCTTTGGTCTTGGGTTTGAgcggcttcttcttctttgtgttcTTTGGCTTGACGGGTCACTTTCTTTTTcgccattttttcttttttgaggcTGTGATGAAAGGGAAAATTGGATTGGGGATATGGATATCTGGGCTAGGGTTTTGCTAGGGCTCTTTTATGGTGGAAATGTGAGATTCAAATCGTTTGAGGATATGGACTATGGAGGGTTGCCTTGAGGATTCAAATTTTGGGGCCCAGCTTTTGAGGACTTTTTGGGAATTGTAAGAGAGGTTTTTAGAAAGCTGAAAAGATTGGGGATCTTGTAGGGCCGGTTGTTGTGGGGCATCCCTTCAGTGGAATGTGgtaaccaaaacaaaaatgaaggggaaaaagagagagaaactcgATCatattatttgaagaaaaagaaaaaaggaagaagagttCTTTCCATTTGATTGTTGTGAGATTTAAGAGTtggtttgagtttgcgattttaaaaagtacgatttaaaaataacgattttaaaatgtgtaatttgaaaaaataatttttaaaaatatagttaagcgtttggcatgATAGAATTTAGGCTAACTTTATTCCAGATTTTCTTTATAATATTGTGAACTCAGAGAAGCTGTCTCTGGCTTTTTAGGGCCGTCTGGGTCTTAGTTTGTATGCTTGTTTTATGCAATGAAATATAgtgatattttctttaaattttttttttaatttgacctttaaaattttagattagcctttaaaattatatgtcttcaaaaaagcacccacttgcctgtgatttaaaaaaacagttttctgtcttttcaaatctcaacttttttaaaaacgcaatttccaaacagtttatttttttgcaatttggtttaaaattacattttttcgCAATTCCCAAATGCACCATAATACTCATTcaaaccaggaaaaaaaaaaaaaactattgttcTAAATTGAAATGAATTTAGGCGTTGACATAAACTTCCATCAATTTTTAAACGGAAGTTAGGTTAAAATATCGTTTTTATCTTTAGTCGTAAATGAAGTACAatcaataatacaaaataaaccacaagggagaaaaataaagtctttaaacttgataaaattgtatttaaccctattaaTTATTCTTACTTATCTCCAATACCTCAAGAGATGAATGACTAGCAATTCAAAAACTTTTATAGAGCGGGGATAACTGAACCCACTTGTTCTGAGCAGATGAGGGGTTGTTGGGAGTAGATGGAAGGTAAGTAGGGTTTACAGCATCCCTCTTTATAGaatggaaaaagtacacataatctCCTTAAATTATCACCACATTATCAATGTccccctccaaactatcaattgtgtcaatgtccccttctaaactaccaaaaaatgtcaatgttcccctaatggcaaaaatatatttcataaaattattaaaataaaataaaaactaaaaaatataaaataacaaaaaattatacaaaaaaaataataataaaaattaaaaactggtttttttttaaaaaaatatttttataattttcagttatttcttcgtttttttttttttaatttaataaaacaactggcttttttttttcgtttgtttgttttttttttttaaaaaaaaaaatcttttcgttttttatttaatttatttaacttgttttttttttttaaaaaaaaaataatgtttctagtttttttttttggaatttataaggacatttttgttttattcaaaaaaatttagggtcatttttgtctttttgtttgtcttaggagagacattgacattttttggtacgtagtttgagggaggacattgacacaattgatagttttgaTGGTACATTGACAACTGAGTAGTAGTTTGGAGaaaatatgtatactttttccttataaaattatttaaattgttagcaatttgaATAATATAAATGTAGAACATTCGGATCCTAATTGAAGATCCAAGTCCAGTGCTGATCATACGTTGCACTAATTTATGTCCATAACTCCATCTAATCGTAATATATGCACTGCGTTTTCTCATGCatgatttttatgtatttcAAGTGTTTGCCACTCAAATCTCAAGTTGCAAATTCTACACTGATGGGCGAAGTGCCTCAAAATCTTAAGCCCACAAGTATGGGTTAAATTAGAAACCATATAGACCGTTAGAAACTGtaagagatattttttattattatttttttttcacaaagttttttcaatggcagatttttactgtcatgtcATGTCATTTCAATTATATGCCAATCGTAtaacagtttattaaataatatttatttgaaatgatttttaacATACTGTTATATGATTGTTATATTGTTGGAGACTATACACGAAAATACAGGATTAACCCACTCATAGTTCATAGATGCTCGCTGCCCATTCCACAAACTCCCTCTTTTGTCAATGGCAGAGTAAGAACCATACCAGCAACGGCAACACCACCAAGCAATCCCAAAAGAGATGGCCCTCCATGCCCTCAATTAACATCCAATAGTTTGGTTTACTGTCAATGTAGCCCACACAACCAAAAGCCCTGTCTCTTGGTTCCTCTCTTCATAGATACCCACACAACCATGAACCATTTGTGCACCTCACTGCTATCATTTGAAAACAGATTGTAGAGATAGAGAGTGAAAATGATTCCTTTTTGTGTTCTCCGGTGACTGGTGTAGTGGTCGTTTCCGGCAAGATCTGGATGTCGCCGGCAAGATCCAGGCGAGTTGTTGAGTTGTTGGAGATGAAGGTTTTCGTTTGGCTAAAAGATAGGGTGTTTTGATCCTATTATTTTGTATTGTGTTTTTAGGATGTGTCAAATTGTTAGTGGAGGCTATAAAACTGGTCttttacagcccatccttatAGTTAGGGCTCTCATATTTGATTATCCTACATTTAGGTATTTTATgaagatttgatttgattacattatcttaaataaaagggaaatgttagaattacaacaagtgcactatAAATGCACAACTCTAAGACACATTGAGATGGAGTTCACATGCATGTATCACTTCcctaaataaaaggaaaatgattattACACTCACATTGCACAACTCCAGCACTTACACTAGACATAAGGAAGTGGGACCCACACACTAGGTCCCACTTCCTTGTGTCTAGTGTGAGTGCTGGAGTTGTAGAGTGTGAGTGTAACAATCACTCCTCAAATAAAATGATCTGATTAGGAATTTGATTAGATTTCATTACCCTCAATAAATGGATTTGATTAAACTTGAATAAATTCGAATAATTTGTAACCTCTGTAAATAGAGCATTTTGTATATAATCATatcgttaaaaaataatatgcaaAAGAGCTCTAGTACAAGGACGACTTTTTCAACTCTTATGGAGTTTATGTTTGATAGATGTACTATTGCTGAGGTCAAACTCGATGCCGAGATTGCTTGGAGAATTTGGTTCAGGCGAAATGAGGTTATTCATGCATCCTAGGTTTGTTCTTAAAGCCTCTATTGATTCTATAACTGCTTATCGGAAGGTGATGGAGAAGGATGTTGAGGGTGGTCGATCTGTTTCTGCTGCTCCTGTGCTTATTTTTGGTAAGCCACCTCTTATTGGCAGTTATAAAGTAAATTGGGATGCTGCTCTTGATAAACAGAACGGGTGTATGGGATATGATTACATTTGTGAGGGATTCGAATGGTATGGTGGTGGCCGCGGCATGTCATTTGGTGAGTTTTTTGATTGATCCTATTATTGTGGAGTCATTGGAggcattacgaattttgtaGAAATAGAGGGTTTTCTCACATCATTCTGGAGGGGGATTATCTGATTGTGGTAACTGCTCTTAATAATAGGGATGAAAATTGGTGTAGGTATGGGCAAATTCTGCATGATATTGATGTGGTCCTCCATTGTTTTGATAGTTGGCATTGTTGCCATACAAAGCAGGGGGCCAATAAGGCAGCTCATAGGTTGGCGAAGGAGGGCGTCTTACAAGGCATTGATTGAGTTTGGTTTAATGttactcttgattttcttttttcagtatTGAACTCAAAGCTACAGTCTTTGGTTATTTAGGACTTTTTGGGCTCTAGTTTGTATGCTTGTTTATGCAATGAAATATCATTGTTATTTTcttcaagagaaaaaaagaaaaaagagcaaaatGTTGTGCTTGGGGTTTTAATTTGTGAACCTACATTATAGACCGAACTACATAAAATCTCTtatctttataattttcttcaCGATTATTCTATTCTAATTCCCAAATGGTCCTGTGTGTGTGAGTTGAAGATAAGCTTTCATCCAACCCACACCACACGATTTAACCtttgttctttctctctctctctctgcgtgAATTCACTTAAGTAAtgcaaattttgtttctttgacaACACCATCGGTTCGTGCACCGCAAAAGAGCTTACTCGCTTTGCTCTACAACTTGCAGTTATTGAGAAAGCAGCCCGTATGCCTAGGAACTATTGGGTAGGGGTGGTAGTTTGTGTTTGCGTGTCAAATGTAGATCGTATCAAGGTATTGATATAAggttatataggtcaatcataacccaatctatttaattaaacgggttaaaccTCTCAACCataaccctttaattttgtattgaatttggGTCGAGTTCGTAGTTTacgtaaaaaaattacctttcaTTTTGTCGCCTGTCAACTTCGAGTCATGTCGAATTatatgtataagactatataggttaacctTAATTCGACTCCTCAAGACTTCAGCCCTAATcttttaatttcgtgttgggttcgtGTCAAATTCGCaggttgtataaaaaattgacagccctaCTCTTAGGTTCATCTGGGCAAAAGTTGTTCTTCTAGCCCAATTGCCAACAATTTGGTGACTCTCTACACGagtcagaaaaggaaaaaaaattgctctcGTCTGGTTGGAGAACAAGAATCTCACCTCGCTTTGTCATTATTGATCCATGGCAAAACCAAACCACTTATAGCAGTCGATAGCCTCCTCAGGCTCAGTCAACCAACATGCTCCTTCAACCATCTTTTGCTTATTGTTATTAAAGGCCCATCTCTACTCACCGTTGCCGCCGCCTACaatctcaaaaaagaaaaaaacttcttttcaaattcaagcttttagaatatttcaccttgagtttgagaagGAATGTTAAAGTATATTTGGTTACCCTACATTTAAGGATTGGAGGAAGATTTGGTTAAATTAAATTACCCTAAATAAATGGCTTTGATTACATTATGTTTTCCTAAATATTATTCCCTGTCAAAACATGTTTTCATCTATAGGTCACAAacaatgttattttttattttattattttcttttgttctttcgatgttatatttcataatgatatttttaaaCTGCAGTTGTTATCTAAATCGCATTCTACCCATTCTTATTgagtaaaatttattttttgttaaatacaaTAGCCTTTTAATTCTATAGAGATGCTTCTTTTACTAGGGACCGACTCTTATACCTTTTGTTAAATATGGAACTGTAGTCACTAAAATGAAATTACCCCTACAACCTTTGGAATGTTTGCTTTCATTTAATGTATTTTGGCCTTTTGATAAGCTCTTCACATATTCATACAAACTCCAACCtttcaagttttttcttttttttttttttttttttttttttttttttttttttatgcaagttacgtattaattaaataataacttTCTTGGAAGCTCATAACCCAACCCATGAGACAatattgcttcattttttttttaattttttttctttcccaaaagaagaagaaggccaCTTAACTTATGACAAGGCCGAAGgaggactatatatatatatatatagtgtcttttcataaatgaatagtataactattgcatttaaatattcaaatttacaTATTTATTAGGGTGTTTTGATGTAATATATCATGACTAGGGGATCATCTCTTTCACTTGTCCAATTGAAACTAATATAGTTCTTACCAATACACATGTTTTGCTATAAACCAGAagttaacataaaaaaatattagaatctTGAAATTTTCGCAAAAAGATATTACTTACCCCAAAAGGCACTTCACTTGAAAGCAGTCATAGTTCCAAAAGTCACATTAACAACACTTATTTGAAGTAAATTAATTTAAGAATGAATCTAGCTATTTCGTACAAAATATAAGGGCTAAGCCTTAATAATCCTTGCTTTTATACatcaaactaaaaatttagaaagCGGAAGAAAATCCTTGGCTTGCAAATATATTAGAAAACTTTTGCCAGTGATGATAGAGTTGCTTATCCTTATTCTCCTAAGAGTGCAAGCTAATGGCCTTGCCCATATCTCTTTCCACCCCTCTTCGCCTCTCACTCTGCTTCCTCATGTTTCTAAACTTGATAAAGTTCAAACTAATGACCTTGCCACTACCACTTTTGGTCCCTCTCCTATGCCCATCATGTATCCTCACTTCTCTGAACATGATGCAGTTCAAGGAAAAAAACATACATGCATTGAAAATGCAATTAAAGTTTGTAAAGAACCATGGCCACTTCACCGCTTGTCTCGACATCACTTGAAAAATGTTATAGCTTgtagtttttttcttcatggATTATGTTGGAGGAAACAAAGTGGGGAAAGGACGATGGGTTTTAAGAATATAGGGTGCATAAGAACTTGCCTAGATCGTCATCTAATCGATTTGGAGACCTGTTTCAAACAATGTTACACAAGTCATTTCTAGAAGCACTCGAATGTCGCCTATACACAGAATCCCAAGTGTAAAGTCTGGTAAAGATTTCTTAACTACAatattctctttctctctttccatCCATTTTTTGGTTGCCAAATTGATTGCCTCCAGTGCAAAGATGGAAGCCATGTTGCGGTTTGTTTCTTAGAATGATTATCAATCTTCAAATACCACAACAGAAGACcattcaaattttatatatttctttgacATCAATCGAAGGTTTATTATAGACTTcaccctttaaaaaatatatttgagacctcctcctctcccttttcCTTTCTACTTTCTGCTCTTACCCTCTCCCTCCcattctgattttttattttgtttgtaggtgttatTTTTTCTCCgaccagatcagcaattttggcctCTCCGTTATGCATCCATCTATCTACCTCTATGATGTGACGTTCATCTCCTTCCTAGCCATTGCTTATGATTGCtgcttgtatttttgctttgaataaaagttttattctctttagattTGCTCTTATGGGCGATCTATGAAATGAAAGTTAGTTAGGTGTGAGGGTATATCTCTCACGGCATGAatagttcggtgtgaggggttatctctaacgccggtttaaataaaattttctaggatatttggtTACCATTGTCTTAGATTTAGTCTGCTTGGGacagatctgctctttaactatttttgtacatggattAACGGAAGataaaagtcatagataacactttattgtaagaattttgtttgtatctatgactatgtaacttCAAAtcatgtggctatgattttgcagagtttaatgctttgtgatgtaagaactTTATGCTTGTGATCTTTGATCAACGAAATAATCAGatcttttgttcaaaaaatataaaataggtttattatgtattatttattttcattcattaCAAAAGGTTGAACATTGTTTATTCTACATGAATCCTAAATCGTACTAAAGGTTGATTtctatacatatttttttaaaattataatatcaAAGTGGTTGGATATGTACTATAGTGAATTATAGCAATATAATTTTATCTTATTATGCATGATAGTAATTATAATCATAGAAGTCACTTCTTTGGTATTCTACTAATATTTTTATAggggaaaatataaaaaagcctcaTGAACTAACCACCGATTTTAGAATGGTCtcctgaattttcaagtgtactaatgtgacccatcaaattaccaaagtgtgcaaaaaaaaaaaagccactttcgtagaaatattcctataatacccctattttttttttttttttaaaaactatcatttttttttttaaaaaaaaaaaaacaaaagaagaaaaagataaatgcaaaatcaatcatTGCAATTGgccaaaattacaaatcgctcattgcggagtaaaaaataattcacaagtcttcaaggtaggcaaaaaataacaatttttagtCATTATAGTTAAATTCTGTAAAAATACTTAACGGATTCTGGTAGTGTTAACGTtaataccaataaaatgatgacatgtgttataagagtattataggaatattttgacaaaaatgaCTTTTTTGGCACACTTAGATATTTTGATGGGTTACATTGGTGCACTTAAAAATTTAGAAGGTTATTCTAAAATCGACTGTTAGTTCATGcagctttttttatattttttccatttttataaCATAAGTATAACCTAATATCTACAATATCGTGAACTCTGTTCCCAaaaattgtatttgtttttgtttaccCGACCTTTCTATAAAAGATGTGTTAGAGAATTCATTTTATCTCTACCTCTTCCATCAAATGCTAGTTCACCTCACCCTTAATCAATAAATAGATCATTTCCACttaattgtttttagtttccCACTAGTTTTCTTTCACAAGATTTTTCTTGCTCCTTATTGACATCAACGCTGGTCCTTGGAGTATAACAATTTATGTGTTTGTCTTACATCCTAATTATGATTCAACTATTTGGCTTTTGATAATTTTACATACTAAAGTGAAAAAGTTTAGTTTTCTCGCCAAACTTAAATGAGAAGGAAAGCATGCAAGTCACATAAACCATATAGTCCAACATCCTCAAGCAGCTTTTGCATCAACATATCAGATtttgaaatgacaaaaagaaagaaaaataaaatagatctAACAGTTGATGTGGTAGGGTAAGATGATGATTACTTGATGGCTTTGTCTATTAAGTGGACATACCTAGTGGTAGCATAAGCATAATAAgcttttatcttcttctttcttcttctttttcctcgtAATTTGCGCATTAAATAAGGATGTTGTTGTAACGCCTTCAAAATTAGATAATTGTAGTAACTTAACTTTAAGAGTTACTGGCAATTCTTCCAAATCAATTAATTGGTAATTGACTGATGGAATTACCCATAAACTTATCAGATTAAAGGTATGCGGAAAGCGAAAATCATGGTATGGgattattaagtttaatcatCTATTCACGTATCATCAATTACAGACTTAGAGCTTGCAATATCATTCTAGAATAAGCCTAAAATCAATCAAATCTGCTACTGTGAGCTATTCGCTTGGCGTATTAATCCCAATGATTTTTTTGCTCTAAATACTG
Above is a genomic segment from Alnus glutinosa chromosome 12, dhAlnGlut1.1, whole genome shotgun sequence containing:
- the LOC133852478 gene encoding uncharacterized protein LOC133852478, with protein sequence MAKKKVTRQAKEHKEEEAAQTQDQSQTHQAKPMDDEPSKKLQNLKSLNSLLLKETFERRQQIESLEQAKQALEAKLTRSGKEKKALEAELTWVSEESFGLELEKSVVCAFWETQMVEIGAGFDGLVREKGEIEKVKCEREAEIGFLKKEANEQVANLEDERGRLSRVCRERDLLKNEIDGLVQESNGLRENVVEMEKRDKKNVEEIEKLKVECEGLLNEKSEREKAVGALKREKESVQGNLEQSVGVINSLRSEIEGVMRAKSEVERERTTQEVQIGELEKEVRELNGIVMTLRQEEEVLRAKVLELEKMIGEAMDKEKEMVMEINMLVEEKREKEQNIEKLKDQRDSVQRILDMTSKESEGRLQRIEELIREKNEIGEVKLTLESEIVEQNTEVDRLRNAISTLRESCRDEEEKNKQLVFEVGRFRDAFDRVTLEKDKVQKGFDEEKKKVKSMEVVVSEKEKRIEETVEELGQIKSERQNLIERNKAIESRVEVLMKEKELVQKKLVEAQRGIDDLRAKMESAGINSKRALGMMKNTAALVCHSTDDRDSKEEVVINEQKLEEEIQPYAVELDTIKNAFRNKEKMVEDMKKQLDFLQNSVAEAHRRKSFWTVVSSATTLVAAASVAYVARGR